In Nitrospira sp., one genomic interval encodes:
- a CDS encoding ribonuclease H-like domain-containing protein, with product MKVVLDIETVQAPREEWARLAGRDLVSGAAAFDETDGDLFAVGEAEHQRRLDDELYEKSSFDGTFSRIVCIGLLEFSDTLDPRGATSWYGGNERELLRAFWTHVGQIRPSLFITHNGLNFDLPFIKKRSIIHQIKPTMEINLAKFRAEPVYDTMAIWSNWDNRGWVKLDVLARALQVETKSGSGSQVAQMWAEGQGREIALYCLQDTYVTYGCYCRMNFRQPISREVVLLKPDLIDVG from the coding sequence GTGAAGGTCGTGTTGGATATCGAAACGGTCCAGGCTCCTCGCGAAGAATGGGCAAGGTTGGCCGGTCGCGATCTGGTCTCGGGAGCGGCGGCGTTCGACGAAACCGACGGTGATCTGTTCGCGGTCGGCGAGGCCGAGCACCAGCGGCGGCTCGACGATGAACTCTACGAAAAGTCATCGTTCGACGGGACCTTCAGCCGGATCGTCTGCATCGGGCTCTTGGAATTTTCCGACACCCTCGATCCCCGCGGCGCGACTTCCTGGTATGGAGGTAATGAGCGGGAACTGTTGCGTGCCTTCTGGACCCATGTGGGGCAAATCAGGCCCTCCCTGTTCATCACCCACAACGGGCTCAACTTTGACCTGCCCTTCATCAAGAAGCGATCCATCATCCATCAGATCAAGCCGACGATGGAGATCAATTTGGCCAAGTTTCGGGCCGAACCGGTCTATGACACCATGGCGATCTGGAGCAATTGGGACAATCGCGGCTGGGTCAAGCTGGATGTCCTAGCCAGGGCGTTACAGGTGGAGACCAAGTCGGGGAGTGGATCTCAAGTGGCACAGATGTGGGCGGAGGGGCAGGGGCGGGAAATCGCGCTTTATTGTTTGCAGGATACCTACGTGACCTATGGCTGCTATTGTCGCATGAACTTCCGGCAACCCATCTCACGGGAGGTGGTGCTCTTGAAGCCGGATTTGATCGACGTGGGCTGA
- a CDS encoding (deoxy)nucleoside triphosphate pyrophosphohydrolase, whose product MPETIEVAAGLILQGGRYLITRRKPEVHLGGLWEFPGGKREAGESLAACLARELWEELHVRIAPPIPFRVVRHEYPEKTVELHFFRCRIEAGEATAVDCAELRWVAPHEMASFEFPAADQAVIEALQQEAS is encoded by the coding sequence ATGCCGGAAACCATCGAGGTTGCGGCCGGATTGATCCTGCAGGGGGGGCGGTACCTTATCACGCGCCGCAAACCGGAAGTGCATCTGGGCGGGCTCTGGGAGTTTCCGGGGGGCAAACGCGAGGCAGGAGAGTCCCTGGCGGCTTGTTTAGCGCGGGAATTGTGGGAGGAATTGCACGTGCGCATTGCCCCTCCGATTCCCTTCCGGGTGGTGCGACATGAATATCCCGAGAAAACGGTGGAACTGCATTTTTTCCGCTGCCGCATCGAGGCAGGCGAGGCGACGGCGGTGGACTGTGCGGAGCTTCGATGGGTCGCTCCTCATGAAATGGCCTCGTTCGAGTTTCCTGCAGCCGACCAAGCCGTTATCGAGGCGCTTCAGCAGGAGGCTTCGTAG
- a CDS encoding A/G-specific adenine glycosylase: MPTKSRTTKSPRRTTKSTPSSVPLARGVKQRFQRRLLTWYKEHGRDLPWRKTSDPYHILVSEVMLQQTQVDRVIPKYHEFLARYPTFAELAGAPVAEVKQTWYPLGYNIRPERLHSIARETVVRYGGQLPSDPDELLSFKGIGRYTAGAIRSFAFNEDAPILDTNVIRVLHRVFIAEGDPKANKATLWNLSEALIPRGKGYDFNQAIMDFGATVCTARDPYCLLCPMKTFCKTYPFNGGK; the protein is encoded by the coding sequence ATGCCCACGAAATCCCGCACCACGAAATCGCCCCGCCGTACGACCAAATCGACTCCGTCCTCCGTGCCGCTGGCGCGGGGCGTAAAACAGCGGTTTCAACGCCGTCTGCTGACTTGGTACAAGGAGCATGGGCGAGACCTTCCGTGGCGCAAGACCTCCGATCCCTATCACATCCTCGTGTCCGAAGTGATGCTGCAGCAGACCCAAGTCGATCGGGTCATTCCGAAATACCATGAGTTTCTTGCACGGTATCCGACCTTCGCAGAGTTAGCCGGTGCTCCCGTCGCGGAAGTGAAGCAGACTTGGTATCCGTTGGGGTACAACATACGGCCCGAGCGGTTGCATAGCATCGCTCGGGAAACGGTGGTCCGATACGGCGGGCAGCTGCCGAGCGATCCCGATGAGTTGTTGTCTTTCAAAGGCATCGGACGCTATACGGCCGGCGCGATCCGATCCTTCGCGTTCAACGAAGATGCTCCGATCCTCGATACGAATGTCATCCGTGTGTTACACCGCGTCTTTATCGCGGAGGGTGATCCCAAGGCGAACAAGGCGACTTTGTGGAATCTCTCCGAAGCCTTGATTCCGCGCGGCAAGGGTTATGATTTCAACCAGGCGATCATGGATTTCGGGGCGACGGTTTGCACGGCCCGCGATCCCTATTGTCTGCTCTGTCCCATGAAGACGTTCTGCAAAACCTATCCTTTCAACGGTGGAAAGTAG
- a CDS encoding PilZ domain-containing protein: MKVHYRVSLSPTSTASGEARLLDLSAEGCRMDCPNPPPINTYLSLRLELSATELPIIVDLAAVRWAKGSECGLHFLSIQPPQRQRLLAFVNRRA; encoded by the coding sequence ATGAAGGTTCACTACCGTGTCTCCCTGTCACCGACCTCCACCGCCAGCGGCGAGGCACGGCTGTTGGATCTGTCTGCGGAGGGTTGCCGTATGGACTGTCCCAACCCACCCCCTATCAACACCTATCTCTCGCTCCGCCTGGAGTTGAGCGCGACGGAACTGCCGATCATTGTGGACCTTGCGGCTGTGCGCTGGGCCAAAGGTTCGGAATGCGGCTTGCACTTTCTCTCCATCCAACCGCCGCAAAGGCAACGTCTCCTGGCCTTCGTCAACCGCCGCGCCTAG
- a CDS encoding acetate uptake transporter — translation MTPDNQSRQIDVLAIGLFGLAVGALTLGVAQLGWISHKNMVGALVIALIFGGVVQLLAGITDIRYNEQLGGTALTMYGFLWVTLCTVKLVSASTTFQFDAVLYAPINLVYAVFSGVMIFLTAYRNLTLSALHVVITLTFLTTTFARLDFISELLPGWGHIVVGLMAFYHAVGSLTQAFIGKAILPLGPPLLHHTPKPLHSIAKVV, via the coding sequence ATGACCCCTGACAATCAGAGTCGACAGATTGATGTATTGGCGATCGGCCTTTTCGGCTTGGCCGTGGGAGCCTTGACGCTGGGCGTCGCACAGCTCGGCTGGATTTCACACAAGAACATGGTGGGGGCTCTGGTCATCGCCCTTATCTTCGGCGGGGTGGTGCAACTCCTGGCCGGTATTACCGACATCCGCTACAACGAGCAATTGGGCGGTACGGCGTTGACGATGTATGGGTTCCTCTGGGTCACCCTCTGCACCGTCAAGCTGGTGAGCGCCAGTACGACCTTTCAATTCGACGCAGTACTGTACGCACCGATCAACCTGGTCTACGCCGTCTTCTCCGGCGTCATGATTTTCCTGACGGCCTACCGGAACTTGACCTTAAGCGCCCTCCACGTCGTCATCACCTTGACGTTTCTGACCACGACCTTTGCGCGACTGGACTTCATCAGTGAACTCCTCCCGGGGTGGGGCCATATCGTCGTCGGCTTGATGGCCTTTTACCATGCAGTCGGCAGCCTCACCCAGGCCTTCATCGGCAAGGCCATCCTACCGCTCGGCCCCCCGCTGCTGCACCACACGCCGAAGCCCCTGCACTCCATCGCCAAGGTCGTATAA
- a CDS encoding SDR family oxidoreductase — MGRLNGKVAVVTGSSSGIGKAIALRFAEEGATVVVAARRLTRCQETVTQIQEAGGIALAIQTDIADEGQVGHLFSETVRRYQRLDILVNNAGIFGGRRLAETSTEAFDDVMKTNVRGTFFCCRAAFVQMKQQGGGLILNMSSVAGVQAWTGTGTYSASKHAVMALTKSLADEGRAFGIKVSAICPAGVADELVDAPASERARSEKIDPFDIAETALYLACLGPQATVQQVIVDRIGADW; from the coding sequence ATGGGACGATTGAACGGGAAGGTTGCTGTGGTGACCGGGAGCAGCAGCGGCATCGGCAAGGCCATTGCGCTCCGGTTCGCTGAAGAGGGAGCGACGGTGGTGGTGGCGGCTCGGCGGCTAACGAGGTGCCAAGAAACCGTGACGCAGATTCAGGAGGCGGGGGGAATCGCCCTGGCAATTCAAACTGATATTGCGGATGAGGGGCAGGTCGGGCATCTCTTCAGCGAGACCGTGCGGCGGTATCAGCGGCTGGACATCTTGGTGAACAACGCTGGCATCTTCGGCGGCCGTCGACTGGCCGAAACCAGCACCGAGGCTTTCGACGACGTGATGAAGACCAACGTACGCGGGACCTTTTTCTGCTGCCGCGCCGCCTTCGTGCAGATGAAGCAGCAGGGAGGCGGTCTGATCCTCAACATGTCGAGTGTGGCCGGCGTCCAGGCGTGGACCGGCACCGGGACCTACAGCGCCTCGAAACATGCCGTGATGGCCTTGACCAAGTCCTTGGCTGACGAGGGGCGGGCGTTCGGTATCAAGGTCAGCGCGATTTGCCCCGCCGGGGTGGCCGATGAACTGGTGGACGCTCCGGCTTCAGAACGGGCGCGAAGCGAAAAGATCGATCCCTTCGATATCGCAGAAACGGCTCTCTACCTCGCTTGCCTGGGGCCGCAGGCTACGGTTCAACAGGTGATCGTGGACCGAATCGGCGCCGACTGGTGA
- a CDS encoding PAS domain-containing protein — MTPLLVRFAPRSLWHFIWGSVLLSCLLSLLLSYLIHDRITWDYPLTAFVISLAVSTLVVSLIARLRDLERALAESSHGQAAAISDKDKAEAALHRSEARFRGFMDQGPTVAWMKDEIGRHVYINGVFARRFALDPEQSRGKTDAELFPPDVATQLRDHDRLVLSEGRSREFMEVVPGLDGRMQHWWSWKFPFVDDEGNQYVGGVAIDVTERRRIEAALQASEERLRLALDAAQLGIWDWNIQTNEVQWAGNVHTIFGVTPETFAGTYEAYLQLVHPQDLDRLLAAINRSIQGQDDYRIEHRILWPDGTLRWVACRGDVLRDDAGRPLRMLGTVADVTARKETEMRLAEREAHLRAILDHSPALIFLKDPAGRYLDVNRQFEQTFHLTKDHVIGRTDAELFAPAQAAAFQVNDRLVLDVKRPLRFEEVVAHPDGVRTSIVLKFPLLTPDRVPYAIGGIATDITERKRAEQALAVARDQAMEAARIKTEFLATMSHEIRTPLNGVLGMTELLLETSLTDEQRDFVGTARSCGRHLLALIEDILDYSTIEAGRVVLESRDVDVRSLAEGVLDQLAEGLGPKRLKLLWQVDSSVPPLLRGDPDRLRQVLENLLNNAVKFTAEGQVGLYLAVVHETEHAVLLRGEVTDTGIGIGPLGRQKLFQPFSQVDGSSSRNYYGGTGLGLAICKRLVTLMQGDIGVESDDRGSRFWFTVRLAKPSSST, encoded by the coding sequence ATGACGCCGCTGCTGGTCCGGTTTGCCCCCCGAAGCCTCTGGCATTTCATCTGGGGCTCGGTCCTGCTCTCCTGCCTCCTGAGTCTCCTCCTCAGTTATCTCATTCACGATCGAATCACCTGGGACTATCCCCTCACGGCTTTTGTGATCTCGCTTGCCGTCTCCACGTTGGTCGTCTCGCTCATTGCCCGTCTACGCGATCTCGAACGGGCGCTGGCGGAGTCGTCGCACGGACAAGCTGCGGCAATCTCGGACAAGGACAAAGCCGAAGCGGCGCTACACCGGAGCGAAGCCCGTTTTCGCGGGTTCATGGACCAGGGGCCGACGGTCGCTTGGATGAAGGACGAGATAGGCCGGCATGTGTATATCAACGGCGTGTTCGCTCGCCGGTTTGCGCTGGACCCCGAGCAGAGTCGCGGAAAGACGGACGCCGAGTTGTTCCCGCCCGACGTCGCGACGCAGTTGCGGGATCACGACCGGTTGGTGTTGTCGGAAGGTCGGTCCCGAGAGTTTATGGAGGTGGTGCCGGGCCTGGACGGCAGGATGCAGCACTGGTGGTCCTGGAAGTTTCCTTTTGTGGATGATGAGGGGAATCAGTACGTCGGCGGAGTCGCGATCGATGTCACGGAACGCCGGCGTATCGAGGCGGCGTTGCAGGCCAGCGAGGAGCGCCTCCGGTTAGCGCTGGACGCCGCGCAACTCGGTATCTGGGATTGGAATATCCAGACCAATGAGGTGCAGTGGGCCGGCAACGTCCATACCATCTTCGGTGTGACTCCTGAAACCTTTGCCGGCACGTATGAGGCCTACCTGCAGTTAGTGCATCCTCAGGACTTGGATCGGCTGTTGGCGGCCATCAACCGCTCCATCCAAGGCCAGGATGACTATCGCATCGAGCACCGGATCCTCTGGCCGGACGGAACCCTCCGGTGGGTGGCTTGCCGGGGCGATGTGTTGCGGGACGATGCCGGCCGGCCGCTTCGCATGCTGGGGACCGTGGCGGATGTGACGGCCCGCAAGGAAACGGAGATGCGGTTGGCGGAACGCGAAGCCCATCTACGAGCGATTCTCGACCATAGCCCCGCGCTGATTTTTCTCAAGGATCCGGCAGGACGGTATCTCGACGTCAATCGCCAGTTCGAGCAGACCTTTCACCTCACGAAGGACCATGTCATCGGCCGCACCGATGCCGAACTGTTTGCTCCCGCGCAGGCGGCGGCTTTCCAAGTCAATGATCGCCTGGTGTTGGACGTGAAACGTCCGCTGCGGTTCGAAGAGGTCGTTGCGCATCCGGACGGTGTACGCACCAGCATCGTGCTCAAGTTCCCGCTCCTGACTCCCGATCGGGTGCCCTATGCCATCGGCGGCATCGCCACGGACATCACCGAACGAAAACGCGCCGAGCAGGCGTTGGCCGTGGCGCGCGACCAGGCGATGGAGGCGGCCCGGATCAAAACGGAGTTTCTCGCGACGATGAGTCACGAGATCAGGACCCCGTTGAACGGCGTACTCGGGATGACGGAGCTGCTGCTCGAAACCAGCCTCACGGACGAGCAGCGGGACTTTGTCGGTACGGCCCGTTCCTGCGGGCGACATCTGCTGGCGCTCATCGAAGACATCCTCGACTATTCCACGATCGAAGCCGGGCGCGTGGTGTTGGAATCGCGCGATGTCGATGTCCGGTCGCTGGCGGAAGGCGTGTTGGATCAACTGGCCGAGGGGCTGGGGCCTAAGAGGTTGAAGTTGCTGTGGCAGGTCGATTCCTCAGTGCCGCCGCTCCTCCGAGGGGATCCGGATCGACTGCGGCAGGTGCTGGAAAATCTGTTGAACAATGCGGTGAAATTCACCGCCGAGGGGCAGGTCGGCCTGTATCTGGCCGTCGTGCACGAGACGGAACATGCCGTGCTCCTGCGCGGAGAGGTGACGGATACGGGAATCGGCATCGGTCCGCTCGGTCGTCAGAAACTCTTTCAGCCCTTCAGTCAGGTGGATGGGTCGAGCAGCAGGAACTATTATGGAGGAACCGGATTGGGCCTGGCAATCTGCAAACGGCTCGTCACATTGATGCAGGGAGACATCGGGGTGGAGAGCGACGATCGAGGCAGCCGATTCTGGTTTACCGTGCGACTCGCCAAGCCTTCTTCCTCGACCTGA